A genomic region of Trifolium pratense cultivar HEN17-A07 linkage group LG3, ARS_RC_1.1, whole genome shotgun sequence contains the following coding sequences:
- the LOC123915465 gene encoding proteinaceous RNase P 1, chloroplastic/mitochondrial-like, whose amino-acid sequence MATSSPLTLQLQQSFCFSHSLRHTLLSNYDYESFPSTTTTRKLTAIQCSSHNSPVETTTKNSVRRVSNKTTSPSSSHTDKRVSLESKSVNSTTSYKVVEKKKNNENETKNVVEKKNTNTKKKKIKDTPQVKLQYSLDMCSKRGDLKGALSLYDSTISQGVKLSQRHYTVLLYLCSSAAIGVLQPAKSGSRTRTLNAQVAVDINDNDDDDDDRYGSDNNDNTLLDNSVSVSHSDDDSDNDMDKDKRNAILVSEDVKKHALQRGFEVYENMCLNKVEMNEAALTSVARMAMAMGDGDMAFEMVKQMKILGINPRLRSYGPALSTYCNNKEIDKAFDVENHMLEHGVYPEEPELEALLRVSMRAGKSDRVYYVLHKLRSSVRKVSTFTADLILDWFKSKMASRVGRRKWDKGLIMEAMENNGGGWHGIGWLGKGKWQVLHTSVGNDGMCKCCGVQLATIDLDPVETENFAKSVASIAISKEKNSNFQTFQKWLDYYGPFEAVIDAANVGLFSQGKFMPSKINAVVNEMRHKLPSKKFPLIVLHHRRIKGDKRDGPINKALVDRWNNAAALYATPTGSNDDWYWLYAAIKFKCLLVTNDEMRDHLFQLLGNDFFPKWKERHQVRFGFSDAGLGFYMPPPCSVVIQESEEGHWHIPIEAELNDEADRRWLCITRAKLDMVSKDSSTTFKDEKPRKNGARADSVARNESAKELQYQTIVNHKDMKETSQQLYKNLRS is encoded by the exons ATGGCTACTTCTTCTCCCCTCACTCTCCAACTCCAACAATCTTTCTGTTTCTCTCATTCACTCAGACATACTCTACTCTCaaattatgattatgaatcCTTCCCTTCCACAACCACCACAAGAAAACTTACTGCAATTCAATGTTCTTCACACAACTCTCCAGTTGAAACCACCACCAAAAACTCAGTAAGAAGGGTTTCCAACAAAACCACTTCTCCTTCTTCATCTCATACTGACAAAAGGGTTTCTTTGGAATCAAAATCAGTTAACAGTACTACCAGTTACAAGGTTgttgagaaaaagaagaataatgaaaatgaaactaaaaatGTTGTGGAGAAGAAGAATACTAatacgaagaagaagaagattaaggACACCCCACAAGTTAAATTGCAGTATTCTTTGGATATGTGTTCTAAAAGAGGTGATTTAAAGGGAGCTTTATCTTTATATGATTCAACAATTTCTCAAGGTGTTAAATTGTCACAACGCCATTATACTGTTCTTTTGTATCTTTGTTCTTCTGCAGCTATTGGTGTTCTTCAACCCGCGAAAAGTGGAAGTCGTACTAGAACGTTAAACGCACAAGTCGCGGTAGAtataaatgacaatgatgatgatgatgatgatagataTGGTAgtgataataatgataatacATTGTTGGATAATTCGGTTTCAGTTTCACATAGTGATGATGACAGTGACAATGACATGGATAAGGACAAGAGGAATGCTATTTTGGTGAGTGAGGATGTTAAGAAACATGCACTTCAGAGAGGATTTGAAGTGTATGAGAATATGTGTTTGAATAAGGTTGAAATGAATGAAGCAGCATTGACATCTGTGGCAAGAATGGCCATGGCAATGGGCGACGGCGACATGGCTTTTGAGATGGTTAAACAAATGAAGATTTTAGGGATAAATCCTAGGTTAAGGTCTTATGGTCCTGCTTTATCTACTTATTGTAATAATAAAGAAATAGATAAAGCATTTGATGTTGAAAACCACATGTTGGAACATGGTGTATACCCTGAAGAGCCTGAGTTAGAAGCACTCTTGAGAGTAAGCATGAGAGCTGGTAAGAGTGATAGGGTCTATTATGTGTTGCATAAACTAAGAAGTAGTGTGAGAAAAGTCTCAACTTTTACTGCAGATTTGATTCTTGATTGGTTTAAGAGCAAAATGGCTTCAAGAGTTGGGAGAAGAAAATGGGATAAAGGATTGATAATGGAAGCAATGGAAAATAATGGTGGAGGTTGGCATGGGATAGGTTGGTTAGGTAAGGGGAAATGGCAAGTTCTTCATACTAGTGTTGGAAATGATGGAATGTGTAAATGTTGTGGGGTGCAATTAGCTACTATTGATCTTGATCCTGTTGAAACTGAGAATTTTGCTAAGTCAGTTGCATCCATTGCTATAAGTAAAGAGAAAAATTCCAACTTCCAGACATTTCAA AAATGGCTTGACTACTATGGACCTTTTGAAGCAGTGATAGATGCTGCAAATGTAGGTCTTTTCAGCCAAGGGAAGTTCATGCCATCCAAG ATCAATGCTGTTGTCAATGAAATGCGCCACAAACTCCCTTCAAAGAAGTTTCCGCTTATTGTTTTACATCATAGGCGTATCAAAGGGGATAAAAGGGATGGACCAATCAACAAGGCATTGGTTGATAGATGGAATAATGCCGCTGCACTCTATGCGACACCTACCGGATCAAACGATGATTG GTACTGGTTGTATGCAGCTATAAAATTTAAATGCTTACTTGTTACGAATGATGAGATGAGAGATCATTTGTTTCAACTTCTCGGAAATGACTTCTTCCCCAAGTGGAAAGAAAGGCATCAG gTACGCTTCGGTTTCTCTGATGCCGGTCTTGGGTTTTACATGCCGCCTCCTTGTTCTGTTGTTATTCAG GAATCAGAAGAAGGCCACTGGCATATTCCAATTGAAGCCGAACTTAACGATGAAGCGGATAGAAGATGGTTGTGCATCACACGGGCTAAATTGGACATGGTTAGCAAAGATTCTTCAACAACATTTAAAG ATGAGAAACCTCGGAAAAATGGAGCACGTGCAGACTCAGTTGCTAGAAATGAGTCTGCAAAGGAGTTGCAATATCAGACTATTGTGAATCACAAGGATATGAAAGAAACATCTCAACAATTATACAAAAATCTCAGATCATAA
- the LOC123915474 gene encoding protein NONRESPONDING TO OXYLIPINS 2, mitochondrial-like, translating to MATSSYKVLSRLSCRLQTLVHNNNNKLTTKQSPFSIKPKPQSASVPRVSLTSRLPVELGCLESMLPLYSAVASARLVSSLSIQSLGWCLVPQGISMPL from the exons atggcaACATCGTCGTACAAGGTTTTGAGTAGGTTATCGTGTCGGTTACAAACACTTGttcataataacaacaacaaattaaCAACTAAACAATCACCATTCTCTATCAAACCCAAACCTCAATCTGCTTCTGTTCCACGCGTCTCTCTCACTTCCCG GTTACCAGTGGAGTTGGGTTGCTTAGAATCAATGTTGCCATTGTATAGTGCGGTTGCTTCTGCTCGATTAGTTTCAAGCTTATCTATTCAATCTCTTGGTTGGTGTTTGGTTCCTCAAG GTATTTCCATGCCTTTATGA
- the LOC123915473 gene encoding long chain base biosynthesis protein 1-like — MLVLCVVFLQAPWKDKAPPDLHLPPSQPNIVVASREEVAQRKAKGEDESNSFGVLGSSGRGLTEHYGIPVEKLDLITAAMGHALATEGGFCTGSARVIDHQVWY, encoded by the exons ATGCTGGTTCTCTGTGTTGTGTTTTTGCAGGCTCCATGGAAGGATAAGGCTCCTCCAGACCTCCACCTTCCCCCAAGCCAGCCAAATATCGTGGTGGCAAGCAGAGAAG AAGTGGCGCAAAGGAAAGCAAAAGGAGAAG ACGAGAGCAACTCATTTGGTGTGCTTGGAAGTTCTGGAAGAGGCCTCACTGAACACTATGGAATTCCA GTTGAGAAATTAGATCTTATAACTGCTGCTATGGGACATGCATTGGCCACAGAAGGAGGATTCTGCACCGGAAGTGCGAGAGTTATAGATCACCAAGTATGGTA
- the LOC123915472 gene encoding uncharacterized protein LOC123915472 isoform X2: MMHSRRSNNAKTPNNNGGNNNNNSNSNSASLETPNCYEGESLNNLLQSIRRGVESTRHLDGSSLPEKIWIKQQFAIGVNDVTRVLERMKPCAEFERSAQLLPSITSNHKTSSVKLQAVLVASDCNPRWLTKHLQSLASSRSVPLIFVKDNKEGSLRLGELVKLKTAIAIGIKVRLKETLLIKLLRMLLKLMHIGFDLMDQIQLEYLTIFMTLTKREMLS, translated from the exons ATGATGCATAGTAGAAGAAGTAACAATGCCAAAACTCCCAACAACAATGGtggaaacaacaacaacaactcaaactcaaactctgCTTCTTTAGAAACTCCTAA TTGCTATGAAGGAGAATCTCTAAACAATCTGCTCCAATCAATCCGGAg GGGGGTTGAATCCACAAGACATTTAGATGGAAGTTCCTTGCCAGAGAAGATATGGATAAAG CAACAATTTGCTATTGGAGTCAATGATGTAACTCGCGTCCTTGAGCGTATGAAACCGTGTGCTGAGTTTGAAAGGTCAGCTCAACTCCTTCCATCAATCACAAGCAATCATAAAACATCTTCAGTTAAACTTCAG GCTGTGCTTGTAGCTTCTGACTGTAATCCACGATGGCTGACAAAGCATCTGCAAAGTTTGGCTTCATCAAGGAGTGTGCCCCTGATCTTTGTTAAGGATAATAAAGAAGGTTCTTTGAGATTAGGTGAACTTGTTAAATTGAAAACTGCCATTGCTATTGGAATTAAGGTTAG GTTAAAGGAAACactattaataaagttgttgagGATGTTATTAAAGTTGATGCATATAGGCTTCGACCTGATGGACCAAATTCAGCTGGAATATTTGACAATTTTCATGACC
- the LOC123915472 gene encoding uncharacterized protein LOC123915472 isoform X1, translated as MMHSRRSNNAKTPNNNGGNNNNNSNSNSASLETPNCYEGESLNNLLQSIRRGVESTRHLDGSSLPEKIWIKQQFAIGVNDVTRVLERMKPCAEFERSAQLLPSITSNHKTSSVKLQAVLVASDCNPRWLTKHLQSLASSRSVPLIFVKDNKEGSLRLGELVKLKTAIAIGIKVKGNTINKVVEDVIKVDAYRLRPDGPNSAGIFDNFHDPDKKGNAVINVI; from the exons ATGATGCATAGTAGAAGAAGTAACAATGCCAAAACTCCCAACAACAATGGtggaaacaacaacaacaactcaaactcaaactctgCTTCTTTAGAAACTCCTAA TTGCTATGAAGGAGAATCTCTAAACAATCTGCTCCAATCAATCCGGAg GGGGGTTGAATCCACAAGACATTTAGATGGAAGTTCCTTGCCAGAGAAGATATGGATAAAG CAACAATTTGCTATTGGAGTCAATGATGTAACTCGCGTCCTTGAGCGTATGAAACCGTGTGCTGAGTTTGAAAGGTCAGCTCAACTCCTTCCATCAATCACAAGCAATCATAAAACATCTTCAGTTAAACTTCAG GCTGTGCTTGTAGCTTCTGACTGTAATCCACGATGGCTGACAAAGCATCTGCAAAGTTTGGCTTCATCAAGGAGTGTGCCCCTGATCTTTGTTAAGGATAATAAAGAAGGTTCTTTGAGATTAGGTGAACTTGTTAAATTGAAAACTGCCATTGCTATTGGAATTAAG GTTAAAGGAAACactattaataaagttgttgagGATGTTATTAAAGTTGATGCATATAGGCTTCGACCTGATGGACCAAATTCAGCTGGAATATTTGACAATTTTCATGACC